Proteins encoded by one window of Musa acuminata AAA Group cultivar baxijiao chromosome BXJ2-9, Cavendish_Baxijiao_AAA, whole genome shotgun sequence:
- the LOC103997770 gene encoding uncharacterized protein LOC103997770, with product MASLRPVLPLVMVAVLIAVEERISGPSCVASGRGGEGASHPDDLKVMMVADLLLLGSDASYADTFFRDSFTSKFFRKSFERLKPDMLVVLGDISAKGWALTGSKWLTVLRQFHTILGPVGGLPLHIALGDRDIGKCSELDEQFINQVSSNLPGLGSSGCSAFEIGNISFVSLNAVALLCGNNDLRFGVEKVVERESIALRNPMNEAAEKVSEPTMMTECSKNYDWRDNHMESGSGPVLLLHFPLYRKKRNIIGDTKVDLGIYHHMAEGSARHDDSNFKDMDPYELDQTLPVNATEYIFQALKPRIVFSAHTHSFCDHTHSDGTREITVPAMTWAARQKPGFVFVNFRQNKAVSVSYCSFASERHVIQTYIIFFMLFIPVLVVIRCSNLVT from the exons ATGGCGTCACTGAGACCTGTGCTGCCGCTTGTCATGGTCGCCGTCTTGATTGCGGTGGAAGAGAGGATCTCGGGGCCATCGTGCGTGGCATCCGGGCGAGGAGGTGAGGGCGCTAGCCACCCAGATGATCTGAAGGTGATGATGGTGGCGGATCTCCTGTTGCTGGGATCAGATGCTAGCTACGCCGACACCTTCTTTAGAGATTCCTTCACATCCAAGTTCTTTAGG AAATCCTTTGAGAGGCTTAAGCCGGACATGCTTGTTGTTTTGGGTGATATTTCTGCGAAAGGATGGGCGCTGACGGGCAGCAAGTGGCTAACAGTTCTGCGGCAGTTCCATACGATTCTGGGTCCGGTTGGTGGACTTCCTCTTCACATTGCTTTGGGGGACAGAGATATTGGGAAGTGTAGTGAGTTAGATGAGCAATTTATAAATCAagtttcaagcaatttacctggaTTAGGCTCATCTGGTTGCAGTGCATTTGAGATCGGCAATATCAGTTTTGTTTCCCTTAATGCCGTTGCTTTGCTTTGTGGTAATAATGATTTACGCTTCGGTGTCGAAAAGGTCGTAGAAAGAGAAAGCATTGCTTTAAGAAATCCAATGAACGAAGCAGCAGAAAAAGTTTCTGAGCCTACTATGATGACAGAGTGTTCCAAAAACTACGATTGGAGAGATAATCACATGGAGTCTGGTTCTGGTCCTGTTCTGTTGCTTCACTTTCCTCTATACAGAAAAAAGAGAAACATTATTGGGGACACAAAAGTTGATCTAGGGATCTATCATCATATGGCTGAGGGATCAGCAAGGCATGACGATAG TAACTTCAAGGATATGGACCCATATGAGTTGGACCAAACTCTCCCTGTTAATGCAACTGAGTACATCTTTCAGGCTCTTAAGCCAAG GATTGTGTTCAGTGCTCACACCCATAGCTTCTGTGATCACACCCACAGTGATGGTACACGTGAGATAACCGTGCCAGCTATGACATGGGCTGCAAGGCAAAAACCTGGTTTTGTATTTGTTAACTTCCGACAAAACAAGGCAGTGAGCGTGAGCTACTGCTCTTTCGCTTCCGAACGGCATGTGATACAGACTTACATCATTTTCTTTATGCTGTTCATACCGGTATTAGTTGTAATTAGGTGCTCAAATCTCGTAACTTAG
- the LOC135623915 gene encoding type I inositol polyphosphate 5-phosphatase 5-like, which produces MSSCDTSDDMTKSNASDDSFKNEKKKKSILSNIFSRKGKNERRSEEDIFPGTEIVFDLEKTYVARRTFLEASSVSFSERHSSSRIESLNLCSLESLRRKAFRHVQEFRMFVATWNVGGKPPSDDLDLESFLQVEGSHDIYVLGFQEIVPLNAGNVLVIEDNEPAAKWLALISQAINKHGKCSPDDSDSSNDGKHGKDSKSTSGLLFFQRPSLKVLSRNYRMDGALVKTCNCTSEPSCVRRRTRQLREFITRDESSSSDEDSATPQFACSEAKGNMNYCLVASKQMVGIFLSVWVRRELVQHVSHLRVATIGRGIMGCLGNKGCIAMSMSLHQTSFCFVCSHLASGEKEGDELKRNSDVAEILKSAQFPRICKSPCRRIPERILDHDRVIWFGDLNYRVALSYQETRSLLRNNDWNSLLERDQLKIEREAGRVFNGWKEGKISFAPTYKYSQNSDIYAGETVKSKKKRRTPAWCDRILWHGNGMEQLQYLRGESKFSDHRPVCAVFAAQAEMNNRCRTACLGADSRIPSDELIPQRHSFY; this is translated from the exons ATGTCAAGCTGCGATACCTCCGACGACATGACCAAGTCCAACGCGTCCGATGATTCCTTCaagaacgagaagaagaagaag TCCATTTTGTCGAACATCTTCAGCAGAAAAGGCAAGAACGAGAGACGATCGGAGGAAGACATATTCCCCGGAACCGAGATTGTTTTCG ATCTTGAGAAGACGTACGTGGCAAGGAGGACGTTCTTGGAGGCATCCTCGGTCAGCTTTTCAG AGAGGCACTCGAGCTCGCGAATCGAGAGTCTGAATCTTTGTAGTTTGGAAAGCCTCAGAAGAAAAGCTTTTCGTCATGTTCAGGAGTTCCG CATGTTTGTTGCCACATGGAACGTGGGGGGAAAGCCACCCAGCGATGACCTCGACCTCGAATCTTTTCTACAGGTAGAAGGATCGCATGACATCTATGTATTAGG GTTTCAGGAAATAGTTCCTTTAAATGCAGGCAATGTGTTAGTGATCGAGGACAACGAGCCCGCGGCGAAATGGCTTGCCCTCATCAGCCAAGCCATCAACAAGCACGGCAAGTGCTCGCCTGACGACTCCGATTCCAGCAACGATGGGAAACATGGCAAGGACTCCAAGTCCACGAGCGGCCTTCTCTTCTTCCAAAGGCCCTCCCTCAAAGTCCTCAGCAGGAATTATCGCATGGATGGCGCCCTAGTGAAGACGTGCAATTGCACCTCCGAGCCATCCTGCGTCCGGCGAAGGACGAGACAGCTGAGGGAGTTCATCACCAGGGACGAGTCGAGCTCCTCCGACGAGGATTCCGCGACGCCGCAGTTCGCTTGCTCCGAGGCAAAGGGTAACATGAACTACTGCCTCGTCGCGAGCAAGCAGATGGTGGGCATCTTCCTCTCGGTTTGGGTCAGGAGGGAGCTCGTGCAACACGTCAGCCACCTTAGGGTGGCCACCATCGGAAGGGGAATCATGGGCTGTCTCGGTAACAAG GGATGCATTGCGATGAGCATGTCGCTGCACCAAACGAGTTTTTGCTTCGTCTGCAGCCACTTGGCATCAGGCGAGAAGGAAGGCGACGAACTGAAGAGGAACTCTGACGTGGCCGAGATCCTCAAGAGCGCGCAGTTCCCGAGGATCTGCAAGTCTCCATGTCGGCGGATTCCTGAAAGAATCTTAGACCACGA TCGAGTGATATGGTTTGGTGATCTGAACTACCGGGTTGCACTAAGCTATCAGGAGACAAGATCTCTGCTCAGGAACAATGATTGGAACTCTCTCCTGGAAAGGGATCAG ttgaAGATAGAAAGAGAAGCAGGAAGGGTGTTCAATGGGTGGAAGGAAGGGAAGATCTCATTTGCTCCAACCTATAAATACTCACAGAACTCCGACATCTACGCTGGTGAGACCGTCAAATCCAAGAAGAAGCGAAGAACACCAGCTtg GTGCGATCGGATACTATGGCATGGAAATGGGATGGAACAGCTGCAGTACTTGAGAGGGGAGTCGAAGTTCTCGGACCACCGCCCTGTTTGTGCCGTGTTTGCAGCGCAGGCAGAGATGAACAACAGATGCAGAACGGCATGTCTTGGTGCGGACTCCAGAATTCCTTCTGATGAGTTGATACCTCAAAGGCACAGTTTCTACTGA
- the LOC135586789 gene encoding 2,3-bisphosphoglycerate-dependent phosphoglycerate mutase 1-like: MASTACHHALGLIQAQGNSPRTGLQDKVGSFSLELVSKGFDMDIQLLSRGSHYPGSRKLCLVRASSSHSSVADPITISSNSNSSDSQKRSRCAYVPLTQKGVEEAIEAGKRISNIPIDMIYASSLIRAQMTAMLAMTQHRRKKIVPQLLSGKNVMIAAHGNSLRYIIMYLDKLTSEEVISLELSAGIPMLLYILKKGKFIGRGSPIGPSEAGVYAYTRSLALYRQKLDEMVQ, translated from the exons ATGGCTTCAACTGCATGTCATCATGCCCTCGGATTGATCCAAGCCCAGGGGAACAGTCCTAGAACTGGCTTGCAAGATAAAGTTGGAAGCTTTTCTCTGGAATTGGTATCTAAGGGCTTTGACATGGACATACAACTTCTTTCAAGAGGAAGCCACTACCCGGGGAGCAGGAAATTGTGTTTGGTTCGCGCATCGAGCTCACATTCTTCAGTTGCTGATCCAATTACTATATCATCCAACAGCAATTCTAGTGATTCTCAGAAAAGATCAA GATGTGCTTATGTTCCATTGACTCAAAAGGGTGTTGAGGAGGCAATCGAAGCTGGTAAAAGAATAAGCAATATACCAATTGACATGATCTATGCATCGTCACTGATTCGTGCCCAAATGACTGCAATGCTTGCAATGACCCAACATCGCCGCAAAAAG ATTGTACCTCAACTCTTGTCTGGGAAAAATGTGATGATTGCTGCCCATGGAAACTCACTGAGATACATCATTATGTACCTGGACAAATTGACTTCTGAAGAG GTCATCAGCCTTGAACTCTCAGCTGGCATTCCTATGCttctttatatattaaaaaagggAAAGTTTATTGGAAGAGGAAGCCCAATTGGTCCTTCTGAGGCTGGAGTTTATGCTTATACCAGA AGTTTGGCTCTTTACAGACAGAAGCTAGATGAAATGGTCCAGTAA
- the LOC135622991 gene encoding FCS-Like Zinc finger 6-like produces the protein MVLRKRPRPPMRRTTSMAEFAPNVVLPNDKATQPSSDHRKASDVLQHQREPQGAAELPAQRRDAGPADWLEARYQWVLDPSPGGGRSRRNSGDFAVVETAPFLRACGLCKRRLGPGRDTFMYRGDIAFCSHECRQQQMKQDERKEKCSLTSIKDAATATNGSEQAGKGETVAAA, from the exons ATGGTGCTGAGGAAGCGGCCGCGGCCTCCGATGAGGCGGACCACCAGCATGGCGGAGTTCGCTCCCAACGTCGTCCTCCCAAACGATAAGGCCACGCAGCCCTCGTCCGACCATAGGAAGGCCAGCGACGTTCTCCAGCACCAGAGGGAGCCGCAGGGGGCGGCGGAGTTGCCCGCGCAAAGGAGGGACGCCGGCCCTGCGGATTGGCTGGAGGCGAGGTACCAGTGGGTCCTGGATCCGTCGCCGGGTGGCGGCCGGAGCCGGAGGAACTCCGGAGACTTTGCGGTGGTGGAGACGGCGCCCTTCCTCAGGGCCTGCGGCCTCTGCAAGCGCCGCCTTGGGCCCGGCCGGGACACGTTCATGTACAG GGGAGATATTGCATTCTGCAGCCACGAGTGCAGACAGCAGCAGATGAAACAGGATGAACGCAAGGAGAAGTGCTCTCTGACTTCCATCAAGGACGCTGCTACTGCAACCAATGGCTCCGAACAAGCTGGTAAGGGCGAGACGGTCGCTGCTGCATGA